One window from the genome of Halomicrobium zhouii encodes:
- a CDS encoding DUF7269 family protein, whose amino-acid sequence MTAAPSPENRVAPVGRVLLGLAGLLVLAVAVVADGPVRGTVNALLTLFGSEYLLVAVIGLVAFVVGVAAFVTSREAATQAATPDPERAVAVPAPGESFDEMAADWRCLLPGAGRDHRAAVQERLRRTAVEAVAVTDDCDRETAARRVAEGTWTADGVAAAYLAEQTDATNEEEWFELLVGRQTPTHYRAERTVSAIADVAGVGGEDVDDGAGEETDR is encoded by the coding sequence GTGACGGCCGCTCCCTCGCCCGAAAACCGCGTCGCGCCCGTCGGCCGGGTCCTGCTGGGACTCGCCGGGTTGCTCGTCCTCGCCGTGGCCGTCGTCGCCGACGGTCCCGTCCGCGGAACGGTGAACGCGCTCCTGACGCTGTTCGGTAGCGAGTACCTGCTGGTCGCGGTCATCGGCCTGGTGGCGTTCGTCGTCGGCGTCGCCGCGTTCGTCACCAGCCGCGAGGCGGCGACCCAGGCGGCGACGCCCGACCCCGAGCGGGCCGTCGCAGTCCCCGCCCCCGGCGAGTCGTTCGACGAGATGGCGGCCGACTGGCGGTGTCTACTCCCGGGTGCGGGTCGCGACCACCGGGCGGCAGTCCAGGAGCGGCTCCGCCGGACCGCTGTCGAGGCGGTGGCAGTCACCGACGACTGCGACCGGGAGACGGCCGCCCGGCGTGTCGCCGAGGGAACCTGGACGGCCGACGGCGTGGCGGCGGCGTATCTCGCCGAGCAGACGGACGCGACGAATGAGGAGGAGTGGTTCGAACTGCTAGTGGGCCGCCAGACGCCGACGCACTATCGCGCAGAGCGGACCGTCTCGGCCATCGCCGACGTCGCCGGCGTCGGCGGGGAAGACGTGGACGACGGAGCGGGCGAGGAGACCGATCGATGA
- a CDS encoding DUF4129 domain-containing protein — protein sequence MNRERVVVVLCAACCCFALVTLSSSLDATVSGSPEDEFDVGADELPLSDDDTGELKDAYQSGSGAEGESSSSDQNGEGAPAAAESQNSDTGEQDGDASSDASSTRTATDQAADRSAAQSADASDSDSGSSQSGEGTGLTTQDEQRDWLATARDLLSGVLGLGVVGAVGTLGWLAVRYRERLLGRVVGDHGGGERFGTAGSTDGPTFEPPANEIERVWVEMAERGDVAIDPGMTPSECADRLEADGFDRDAVEELTDLFQRVRYGSAVTTSDRVERARECLQRSVPTTDGGERQ from the coding sequence ATGAACCGCGAGCGAGTGGTCGTCGTTCTCTGTGCGGCCTGCTGTTGTTTCGCGCTGGTGACGCTCTCCTCGTCGCTCGACGCCACCGTCTCCGGGAGCCCGGAAGACGAGTTCGACGTCGGCGCGGACGAACTCCCGCTCTCCGACGACGACACCGGCGAACTGAAAGACGCGTACCAGTCCGGCAGCGGAGCGGAGGGAGAGTCGTCGAGCAGCGACCAGAACGGGGAGGGCGCGCCTGCCGCCGCGGAGAGCCAGAATTCGGACACGGGAGAACAGGATGGCGACGCGAGTAGTGACGCCAGTAGCACGCGGACGGCGACGGACCAGGCGGCGGACCGATCGGCGGCCCAGTCGGCCGACGCCAGCGACAGCGACAGTGGATCGAGCCAGTCCGGTGAGGGAACTGGACTGACGACCCAGGACGAGCAACGCGACTGGCTGGCGACGGCACGGGACCTGCTGTCCGGCGTGCTGGGCCTCGGCGTCGTCGGCGCGGTGGGTACCCTCGGGTGGCTCGCGGTCCGTTACCGGGAGCGACTCCTCGGCCGGGTGGTCGGCGACCATGGCGGCGGGGAGCGATTCGGTACCGCCGGGTCGACGGACGGACCGACGTTCGAGCCGCCGGCGAACGAGATCGAACGAGTCTGGGTCGAGATGGCCGAGCGTGGTGACGTCGCCATCGACCCCGGCATGACGCCGAGCGAGTGTGCGGACCGGCTCGAAGCTGACGGGTTCGACCGCGACGCCGTCGAGGAACTCACCGACCTGTTCCAGCGGGTCCGCTACGGCAGCGCCGTCACGACGAGCGACCGCGTCGAGCGGGCCCGCGAGTGCCTGCAACGGTCGGTGCCGACGACGGACGGAGGAGAGCGACAGTGA